In a genomic window of Deinococcus metalli:
- the ilvC gene encoding ketol-acid reductoisomerase: MAAKMYYDRDVSTDILESKLIAIIGYGSQAHAHAQNLRDSGFDVVVGLREGSASKAKAEQAGLRVASIEDATKDADVVMLLIPDEQQPKTYEQSIAPHLTDGKALAFGHGFNVHFGRIKPPAGVDVFLVAPKGPGHMLRRVYADGAGMPGIFAVQQDATGKAREIALAYARGIGCTRAGVLETTFKEETETDLFGEQSVLCGGVTHLIQAGFETLVEAGYQPEIAYFETLHEVKLIVDLIYEKGFEGMRHSISNTAEFGDYVTGPRIITEETKAEMGRVLGDIQSGAFAKRFIDDAESGFPYMNEQRGKMRTHTLETVGKELRDQMPFITKKELEV, encoded by the coding sequence ATGGCAGCAAAAATGTATTACGACCGTGACGTCAGCACCGACATCCTCGAGAGCAAGCTGATCGCGATCATCGGCTATGGCTCGCAGGCGCACGCGCACGCGCAGAACCTGCGGGACAGCGGCTTCGACGTGGTCGTGGGTCTGCGCGAGGGCAGCGCCAGCAAGGCCAAGGCCGAACAGGCGGGCCTGCGCGTGGCCAGCATCGAGGACGCCACGAAGGACGCCGACGTGGTGATGCTGCTGATCCCGGACGAGCAGCAGCCGAAGACCTACGAGCAGAGCATCGCCCCGCACCTGACGGACGGCAAGGCGCTGGCCTTCGGGCACGGTTTCAACGTGCACTTCGGGCGCATCAAGCCGCCGGCGGGCGTGGACGTGTTCCTGGTGGCGCCCAAAGGCCCCGGCCACATGCTCCGGCGCGTGTACGCCGACGGCGCGGGCATGCCCGGCATCTTCGCCGTGCAGCAGGACGCGACTGGCAAGGCGCGCGAAATTGCGCTGGCGTACGCGCGCGGCATCGGCTGCACGCGGGCAGGCGTGCTGGAAACGACCTTCAAGGAAGAGACCGAGACCGACCTGTTCGGTGAGCAGTCCGTGCTGTGCGGCGGCGTGACGCACCTGATCCAGGCGGGCTTCGAGACGCTGGTCGAGGCCGGCTACCAGCCGGAGATCGCGTACTTCGAGACGCTGCACGAGGTCAAGCTGATCGTGGACCTGATCTACGAAAAGGGCTTCGAGGGCATGCGCCACTCCATCTCCAACACCGCCGAGTTCGGGGACTACGTGACGGGGCCGCGCATCATCACCGAGGAGACCAAGGCGGAGATGGGCCGCGTGCTGGGCGACATCCAGAGCGGCGCGTTCGCCAAGCGCTTCATCGACGACGCCGAGAGCGGCTTCCCGTACATGAACGAGCAGCGCGGCAAGATGCGCACGCACACGCTGGAGACGGTCGGCAAGGAACTGCGCGACCAGATGCCGTTCATCACCAAGAAAGAACTCGAAGTCTAA
- the ilvN gene encoding acetolactate synthase small subunit, producing MTNAQDQLLSLLVRDEPRVLTRITALFGRRGYNIKSLSVGTTEHPGVSRMTIVVHGDRGVVEQAIKQLEKLHDVVKIIDHSLEKFVDRELVLVKVAITPESRVEVRQIAEDFRSRIVDVGRHALTFEVTGDEGKLTAFIEQMRPFGILETMRTGRIALTRGSNADVPSHVYHEGETEALKPVMEGVEAREERARGVPNLF from the coding sequence ATGACGAACGCTCAAGATCAACTGCTTTCCCTGCTTGTCCGCGACGAACCGCGTGTCCTGACGCGCATCACCGCCCTGTTCGGTCGGCGCGGGTACAACATCAAGAGCCTGTCGGTCGGCACCACCGAGCACCCCGGCGTGTCGCGCATGACCATCGTCGTCCACGGCGACCGCGGCGTGGTCGAGCAGGCCATCAAGCAGCTCGAGAAGCTGCACGACGTCGTGAAGATCATCGACCACAGCCTGGAGAAGTTCGTCGACCGCGAACTCGTGCTGGTCAAGGTCGCCATCACGCCGGAAAGCCGCGTGGAGGTCCGGCAGATCGCGGAGGACTTCCGCAGCCGCATCGTGGACGTCGGCCGCCACGCCCTGACCTTTGAGGTCACGGGCGACGAGGGCAAACTGACCGCCTTCATCGAGCAGATGCGGCCCTTCGGCATCCTGGAGACCATGCGCACCGGCCGCATTGCCCTGACGCGCGGCAGCAACGCCGACGTGCCCAGCCACGTCTACCACGAGGGCGAGACCGAGGCGCTGAAACCCGTGATGGAAGGTGTGGAGGCCAGAGAGGAGCGGGCGCGAGGCGTACCCAACCTGTTCTGA
- the ilvB gene encoding biosynthetic-type acetolactate synthase large subunit yields MTGAKALWATLANHGISTVFGYPGGAIMPVYDALTFYPEVRHVLTRHEQGAAHAAEGWAKATGEIGVCMATSGPGATNLVTGLADAMLDSVPLLAITGNVARHLMGTDAFQEADITGITLPITKHNYVVREVEDLPRIVAEAIRIARSGRPGPVLVDIPKDIQLAPFHGEIPTPHARPEISAPSTESIERARSLLLGAKKPVMMVGGGALDAAAEITALARAWDIPVITTLMGLGAFPSSDPLWLGMPGMHGSVAANRAISEADVLLGIGLRFDDRVTGRVNGFAPNASIIHVELDAAEIGKIIRTHVPVRGDAKVAAAMLTQGAQKILTPEWKATLAEWTSRTVTPETWGAGYAVKAVTERLSEHDILSSDVGQHQMLAAQLARFERPRRWINSGGLGTMGFGFPAAIGAAMAEPGVRSVVIAGDGGFQMTAQELATLKMYDIRNVKICIINNSFLGMVRQWQEMFHEKRYSEVWLGDSNPDFVKLADAYDVPGYRATSAEELPAAIDAWLNDPKSALLEVVVPHEHGVFPMVPAGAALYELIETEPGRTPDLSDAMEHAAEEANKA; encoded by the coding sequence ATGACCGGCGCCAAGGCGCTGTGGGCGACCCTGGCCAACCACGGGATCTCGACTGTGTTCGGGTACCCGGGCGGGGCGATCATGCCGGTGTACGACGCCCTGACCTTCTACCCGGAGGTGCGGCATGTCCTGACCCGCCACGAGCAGGGGGCCGCGCACGCCGCCGAGGGCTGGGCGAAGGCGACCGGCGAGATCGGCGTGTGCATGGCGACCTCCGGCCCCGGCGCGACGAACCTCGTGACGGGCCTGGCGGACGCGATGCTGGACTCCGTGCCGCTGCTGGCGATCACCGGAAACGTCGCACGGCACCTGATGGGCACCGACGCCTTCCAGGAAGCCGACATCACCGGGATCACGCTGCCGATCACCAAGCACAACTACGTGGTGCGCGAGGTCGAGGACCTGCCCCGGATCGTGGCGGAGGCGATCCGGATCGCGCGCAGCGGGCGGCCGGGGCCGGTGCTGGTGGACATTCCCAAGGACATCCAGCTCGCGCCCTTCCACGGCGAGATCCCCACGCCGCACGCCCGCCCGGAAATTTCTGCCCCCAGCACCGAATCCATCGAGCGTGCGCGCAGCCTGCTGCTGGGCGCGAAGAAACCCGTGATGATGGTCGGCGGCGGCGCCCTGGACGCCGCGGCCGAGATCACGGCGCTGGCCCGCGCGTGGGACATCCCGGTCATCACGACGCTGATGGGCCTGGGCGCCTTCCCCTCCAGCGATCCGCTGTGGCTGGGGATGCCCGGGATGCACGGCTCGGTGGCTGCCAACCGCGCGATCAGCGAGGCGGACGTGCTGCTGGGCATCGGCCTGCGCTTCGATGACCGCGTGACCGGCCGCGTGAACGGCTTCGCCCCGAACGCCAGCATCATCCACGTGGAACTCGACGCCGCCGAGATCGGGAAGATCATCCGCACGCACGTGCCGGTGCGCGGCGACGCGAAGGTGGCCGCCGCGATGCTCACGCAGGGCGCGCAGAAGATCCTGACGCCCGAGTGGAAGGCCACGCTGGCCGAGTGGACGTCCCGCACGGTCACGCCCGAGACGTGGGGCGCGGGTTACGCCGTGAAGGCCGTCACCGAGCGCCTGAGTGAACACGACATCCTGTCGTCGGACGTGGGGCAGCACCAGATGCTCGCCGCGCAGCTCGCCCGCTTCGAGCGGCCCCGCCGCTGGATCAACTCCGGTGGCCTGGGCACCATGGGCTTCGGCTTTCCCGCCGCGATCGGCGCGGCCATGGCGGAGCCCGGCGTGCGCAGCGTGGTGATCGCCGGGGACGGCGGCTTCCAGATGACCGCCCAGGAACTTGCGACGCTGAAGATGTACGACATCCGCAACGTCAAGATCTGCATCATCAACAACTCCTTCCTGGGCATGGTGCGCCAGTGGCAGGAGATGTTCCACGAGAAGCGCTACTCCGAGGTGTGGCTGGGCGACTCCAACCCCGACTTCGTGAAGCTGGCGGATGCCTACGACGTGCCCGGCTACCGCGCCACCAGCGCCGAGGAGCTGCCCGCAGCGATTGACGCGTGGCTGAACGACCCCAAGAGCGCGCTGCTGGAAGTCGTGGTGCCGCACGAACACGGCGTGTTCCCGATGGTGCCCGCCGGGGCCGCGCTGTACGAACTGATCGAGACCGAACCGGGGCGCACGCCGGACCTCAGCGACGCCATGGAACACGCCGCCGAGGAGGCCAACAAAGCATGA
- a CDS encoding DEAD/DEAH box helicase codes for MNFDQLIAPELAARLAERGITDATAIQVESLPQTLQGRDLIGRARTGTGKTLAFALPIIQTLEPSRERGRLPRAIIVAPTRELAKQVADEFAKSGGALTTVTVYGGASYGPQEGALRRGVDIVVGTPGRLIDHLERGNLDLGDVKFAVLDEADEMLSVGFAEAIETILEKTPETRQTMLFSATLSDDVRRLSRKYMREPVLVDVVGEGKSQAAQTVEHLKIKVGRSRTRVLADLLTVYNPEKAIVFTRTKREADELANELIHRGLEAEALHGDLAQTQRERALGAFRSGRVGVLVATDVAARGLDIPEVDLVVQFHLPQDPESYVHRSGRTGRAGRTGTAVIMYSDREQREVSGLERITGVRFAERALPTPKEVAAASARSSADMVRKVDTSAAAGFQAEAERLFSELGLEALSRALAKISGVTEPLKAASLLSGEEGLTTLILHGERLSVARTVATLARTADVDTRRLGKVRQWRGGTVADVPSEYIETLLAAAPLEGDIQIEVAQELPELFEAPTRERREGGYQGGGNRGYRDEGGYRGNRGGGQGQGRWSRDRDGGQGGYQGGGNRGGQGRYADRNQGQSRPREDFADREFRG; via the coding sequence ATGAACTTCGATCAACTGATCGCGCCCGAACTCGCGGCGCGCCTTGCCGAGCGCGGCATCACCGACGCCACCGCCATTCAGGTCGAGAGCCTGCCGCAGACCCTGCAGGGCCGCGACCTGATCGGCCGCGCCCGCACCGGCACCGGCAAGACCCTGGCCTTCGCCCTGCCGATCATCCAGACGCTGGAACCCAGCCGCGAGCGGGGCCGCCTGCCGCGCGCCATCATCGTGGCGCCCACCCGCGAACTCGCCAAGCAGGTCGCGGACGAGTTCGCCAAGAGCGGCGGCGCCCTGACCACGGTCACCGTGTACGGCGGCGCGTCGTACGGCCCGCAGGAAGGCGCGCTGCGCCGCGGCGTGGACATCGTGGTCGGTACCCCCGGCCGCCTGATCGACCACCTGGAGCGCGGCAACCTCGACCTGGGCGACGTGAAGTTCGCTGTGCTTGACGAGGCCGACGAGATGCTGTCGGTGGGCTTCGCCGAGGCCATCGAGACCATTCTGGAAAAGACGCCCGAGACCCGCCAGACCATGCTGTTCAGCGCGACCCTGAGTGACGACGTGCGCCGCCTGAGCCGCAAGTACATGCGCGAGCCCGTGCTGGTGGACGTGGTCGGCGAGGGCAAGAGCCAGGCCGCCCAGACGGTCGAGCACCTCAAGATCAAGGTGGGCCGCAGCCGCACCCGCGTGCTGGCCGACCTGCTGACCGTGTACAACCCGGAAAAGGCCATCGTGTTCACCCGCACCAAGCGTGAAGCGGACGAACTCGCCAACGAGCTGATCCACCGCGGCCTGGAAGCCGAGGCGCTGCACGGCGACCTGGCGCAGACGCAGCGTGAACGCGCGCTGGGCGCGTTCCGCAGCGGCCGCGTGGGCGTGCTGGTCGCCACCGACGTGGCCGCCCGCGGCCTGGACATCCCGGAAGTCGATCTGGTCGTGCAGTTCCACCTGCCGCAGGACCCCGAGAGCTACGTGCACCGCTCGGGCCGCACCGGCCGCGCGGGCCGCACCGGCACCGCCGTGATCATGTACTCCGATCGTGAGCAGCGCGAGGTCTCCGGCCTGGAACGCATCACCGGCGTGCGCTTCGCAGAGCGCGCCCTGCCCACGCCCAAGGAAGTGGCGGCCGCCAGCGCCCGCTCCAGCGCCGACATGGTGCGCAAGGTGGATACCAGCGCCGCCGCCGGCTTCCAGGCCGAAGCCGAGCGCCTGTTCAGCGAACTGGGCCTGGAGGCCCTGAGCCGCGCCCTGGCCAAGATCAGCGGCGTGACCGAACCCCTCAAGGCCGCCAGCCTGCTGTCGGGCGAGGAAGGCCTGACCACCCTGATCCTGCACGGCGAGCGCCTGAGCGTGGCCCGCACCGTCGCTACCCTGGCCCGCACCGCCGACGTGGACACCCGCCGTCTGGGCAAGGTGCGCCAGTGGCGCGGCGGCACCGTCGCGGACGTGCCCAGCGAGTACATCGAGACGCTGCTCGCCGCGGCCCCGCTGGAAGGCGACATCCAGATCGAGGTCGCGCAGGAGCTGCCGGAACTGTTCGAGGCGCCCACCCGCGAACGCCGCGAGGGTGGTTACCAGGGCGGCGGCAACCGGGGCTACCGTGACGAGGGCGGCTACCGGGGCAACCGGGGCGGCGGCCAGGGTCAGGGCCGCTGGAGCCGCGACCGCGACGGCGGTCAGGGCGGGTACCAGGGCGGCGGCAACCGGGGCGGTCAGGGCCGGTACGCCGACCGCAACCAGGGCCAGTCGCGCCCGCGCGAAGACTTCGCCGACCGCGAATTCCGCGGCTGA
- a CDS encoding ABC transporter substrate-binding protein, with protein MKAALKFLALSAALSASAHAAGVTLTMDCGSGTGFQICKDGAEAWAKKTGNTVKMFESPNLTNDHLGVIQQQLAAKSSDIDVYMLDIIWPGLVGDQLVDLTNKVPAAEINAHFKGIVEANKLNGKLVAIPWFTDAGLLYYRTDLMKKYGYSAPPKTWAELATMAKKVQDGEQKANKSFTGFVFQGKNYEGLTCDALEWLVSFGGGTIVDSSGKITVNNASAAKALDTAASWVKTISPAGVTTYAEEDARGIFQSGNAMFMRNWPYAWSLGQSDDSKVKGMIGAAPLPSGGGPGAATLGGWNLGINTYSKNQAAALDLIRYLAGPAEQKRRAIEGSFQPTIMSLYKDQAVLKANPFFSSLYSVFTNAVARPSGPTKGKYNQVSQAFSTAVNDVLTGKSKGQAAVAQLATNLARIKGSGW; from the coding sequence ATGAAAGCAGCGTTGAAGTTCCTGGCCCTGTCCGCCGCCCTGTCCGCCAGCGCCCACGCGGCTGGCGTGACGCTCACCATGGACTGCGGGTCCGGCACCGGCTTCCAGATCTGCAAGGACGGCGCCGAGGCCTGGGCCAAGAAGACCGGCAACACCGTCAAGATGTTCGAGAGCCCCAACCTCACGAACGACCACCTCGGCGTGATCCAGCAGCAGCTCGCCGCCAAGAGCAGCGACATCGACGTGTACATGCTCGACATCATCTGGCCCGGCCTGGTCGGTGATCAGCTCGTCGACCTGACGAACAAGGTCCCCGCCGCCGAGATCAATGCCCACTTCAAGGGCATCGTCGAAGCCAACAAACTGAACGGCAAGCTGGTCGCCATCCCGTGGTTCACGGACGCCGGCCTGCTGTACTACCGCACCGACCTCATGAAGAAGTACGGCTACAGCGCGCCCCCCAAGACCTGGGCGGAACTCGCCACCATGGCCAAGAAGGTGCAGGACGGCGAGCAGAAGGCCAACAAGTCGTTCACCGGCTTCGTCTTCCAGGGCAAGAACTACGAGGGCCTCACCTGCGACGCGCTGGAATGGCTCGTGTCGTTCGGCGGCGGCACCATCGTCGATTCGTCCGGCAAGATCACCGTGAACAATGCCAGCGCGGCCAAGGCGCTCGACACCGCCGCCAGCTGGGTCAAGACCATCAGCCCCGCCGGCGTCACCACCTACGCGGAAGAGGACGCGCGCGGCATCTTCCAGTCGGGCAACGCGATGTTCATGCGCAACTGGCCGTACGCGTGGTCGCTGGGTCAGAGCGACGACTCCAAGGTCAAGGGCATGATCGGCGCGGCTCCCCTGCCCTCTGGCGGTGGCCCCGGCGCCGCCACGCTCGGCGGGTGGAACCTCGGCATCAACACCTACTCCAAGAACCAGGCCGCCGCGCTGGACCTGATCCGCTACCTGGCCGGCCCGGCCGAGCAGAAGCGCCGCGCCATCGAGGGCTCGTTCCAGCCCACCATCATGAGCCTGTACAAGGACCAGGCGGTGCTGAAGGCCAACCCCTTCTTCAGCAGCCTGTACAGCGTCTTCACGAACGCCGTGGCGCGCCCCTCCGGCCCCACCAAGGGCAAGTACAATCAGGTGTCCCAGGCCTTCAGCACCGCCGTGAACGACGTGCTGACCGGCAAGAGCAAGGGCCAGGCGGCCGTCGCCCAGCTCGCCACCAACCTCGCCCGCATCAAGGGCAGCGGCTGGTAA
- the uvrA gene encoding excinuclease ABC subunit UvrA, whose product MQSNLIVRGAKEHNLKDITVELPRDRFVVITGVSGSGKSTLAFDTIYAEGQRRYVESLSAYARQFLGLMEKPDVESITGLSPAISIDQKTTSHNPRSTVGTVTEIHDYLRLLYARVGTPYCPICGRKIEKQSPSEITDRLLGGFADKRAILLAPVVRGRKGEYRKLFGDLRREGFARVRVDGTLYELEEAEKLKLEKFEKHDVDVVIDRLTLRGTDRSRIAESVELGLRRGEGLLRVLMPDAGEGGGAHEELYSEKFACPEHGSVLEELEPRSFSFNNPYGACPDCAGLGSKQEFAPELVIDEKLSIAEGAILPWSKKGTGGGVYYWDKLKALSEHLDFDLKAPWSTLDAAAKKAVLYGPGQAFEVIYRRGGKETMRFMTEFEGVIPNLERRYADTESEFMREKLEELMELRPCPTCGGTRYKPEILAVRVGGLNISQASGMSVLEADAYFRQLQDGGLDHAAIEPFLAGHLGGEARTHAPRHYEYVLNDFGTAVSAPILKAIRTRLKFLVDVGLDYLSLDRTANTLSGGEAQRIRLATQVGSGLTGVLYVLDEPSIGLHPKDNHRLIGTLKHLRDLGNTLIVVEHDEDTMMEADYLVDMGPGAGVHGGEVVAVGTPEQVRNDRNSLTGKYLRGELKIEVPRERRRGNGKKLKVIGAREHNLQNVDIEIPLGTMTVVTGPSGSGKSTLIHDILHATLAKELNGAKTTPGRFDRIEGMEHLDKVIEIDQSPIGRTPRSNPATYTGVFTEIRDLFTRTPEARRRGYLAGRFSFNVKGGRCEHCKGDGVMKIEMNFLPDIYVPCEVCKGARYNRETLEVKYNGKTIADVLDLTVEDANTFFEAIPPIQRKMQLLLDVGLGYMRIGQPSTTLSGGEAQRIKLATELSKRATGKTIYILDEPTTGLHFEDVRKLMEVLQRLVEGGNTLVIIEHNLDVMKTGDHLIDLGPEGGVRGGRVVATGTPEQMAAHPTSHTGEYLRRVPGIVPEGAGAERELVGAAPARKGRAKKGAA is encoded by the coding sequence TTGCAGAGCAACCTGATCGTCCGCGGCGCCAAGGAACACAACCTCAAGGACATCACCGTCGAGCTGCCGCGGGACCGCTTCGTGGTGATCACCGGCGTGTCCGGCAGCGGCAAGAGCACCCTGGCCTTCGACACCATCTACGCCGAGGGCCAGCGCCGCTACGTCGAGTCCCTGAGCGCCTACGCCCGGCAGTTCCTGGGCCTGATGGAAAAACCCGACGTGGAGAGCATCACGGGCCTGTCGCCCGCCATCTCCATCGACCAGAAGACCACCAGCCACAACCCGCGCTCCACGGTGGGCACCGTCACGGAGATCCACGACTACCTGCGGCTGCTGTACGCCCGTGTGGGCACGCCGTACTGCCCGATCTGCGGGCGCAAGATCGAGAAGCAGAGCCCCAGCGAGATCACGGACCGGCTGCTCGGCGGCTTCGCGGACAAACGCGCCATCCTGCTCGCGCCGGTGGTGCGTGGCCGCAAGGGCGAATACCGCAAGCTGTTCGGGGACCTGCGCCGCGAGGGCTTCGCGCGCGTGCGGGTGGACGGCACGCTGTACGAGCTGGAGGAAGCCGAGAAGCTCAAGCTGGAGAAGTTCGAGAAGCACGACGTGGACGTGGTCATCGACCGCCTGACCCTGCGCGGCACCGACCGCAGCCGCATCGCGGAGAGCGTGGAACTCGGCCTGCGCCGTGGCGAGGGCCTGCTGCGCGTGCTGATGCCCGACGCGGGCGAGGGCGGCGGCGCGCACGAGGAACTGTATTCGGAGAAGTTCGCGTGCCCCGAGCACGGCAGCGTGCTGGAAGAACTCGAACCGCGCTCGTTCAGCTTCAACAACCCCTACGGCGCGTGCCCCGACTGTGCCGGCCTGGGCAGCAAGCAGGAATTCGCGCCGGAACTCGTGATCGACGAGAAGCTGTCCATCGCCGAGGGCGCGATCCTGCCGTGGAGCAAGAAGGGCACGGGCGGCGGCGTGTACTACTGGGACAAGCTCAAGGCGCTCTCGGAGCACCTGGACTTCGACCTCAAGGCGCCGTGGAGCACGCTGGACGCTGCGGCGAAGAAGGCCGTCCTGTACGGTCCCGGCCAGGCCTTCGAGGTGATCTATCGGCGCGGCGGCAAGGAAACCATGCGCTTCATGACCGAGTTCGAGGGCGTGATCCCGAACCTGGAGCGCCGCTACGCCGACACCGAGTCCGAGTTCATGCGCGAGAAGCTGGAAGAACTCATGGAGCTGCGGCCCTGCCCGACCTGCGGCGGCACGCGCTACAAGCCGGAGATCCTGGCGGTGCGGGTGGGCGGCCTGAACATCTCGCAGGCGAGCGGCATGAGCGTGCTGGAGGCCGACGCGTACTTCCGGCAGCTCCAGGACGGCGGGCTGGACCACGCGGCCATCGAGCCCTTCCTGGCCGGGCACCTGGGCGGCGAGGCGAGGACCCACGCGCCCCGGCACTACGAGTACGTCCTGAACGACTTCGGCACGGCCGTCTCGGCGCCGATTCTCAAGGCGATCCGCACCCGCCTCAAATTCCTGGTGGATGTGGGCCTGGACTACCTGTCGCTCGACCGCACCGCGAACACGCTGTCGGGCGGCGAGGCGCAGCGCATCCGGCTTGCCACGCAGGTGGGCTCCGGCCTGACCGGCGTGCTGTACGTGCTGGACGAACCCAGCATCGGCCTGCACCCCAAGGACAACCACCGCCTGATCGGCACCCTGAAGCACCTGCGCGACCTGGGCAACACCCTGATCGTGGTGGAGCACGACGAGGACACCATGATGGAGGCCGACTACCTAGTGGATATGGGGCCGGGTGCCGGCGTGCACGGCGGCGAGGTGGTCGCGGTGGGCACGCCCGAGCAGGTGCGGAACGACCGCAACAGCCTGACCGGCAAGTACCTGCGCGGCGAGCTGAAGATCGAGGTGCCCCGGGAGCGCCGACGCGGCAACGGCAAGAAACTCAAGGTCATCGGCGCGCGTGAGCACAACCTCCAGAACGTGGACATCGAGATCCCGCTGGGCACCATGACGGTCGTGACCGGCCCCTCGGGCAGCGGCAAGAGCACGCTGATCCACGACATCCTGCACGCCACGCTGGCCAAGGAACTCAACGGCGCCAAGACCACGCCCGGCCGGTTCGACCGCATCGAGGGCATGGAGCACCTCGACAAGGTCATCGAGATCGACCAGAGCCCCATCGGGCGCACGCCGCGCTCCAACCCGGCCACGTACACCGGCGTGTTCACGGAGATCCGCGACCTGTTCACCCGCACGCCCGAGGCCAGACGCCGCGGGTACCTCGCGGGGCGCTTCTCGTTCAACGTGAAGGGCGGGCGCTGCGAGCACTGCAAGGGCGACGGCGTCATGAAGATCGAGATGAACTTCCTGCCGGACATCTACGTGCCGTGCGAGGTCTGCAAGGGCGCGCGCTACAACCGCGAGACGCTGGAAGTGAAGTACAACGGCAAGACCATCGCCGACGTGCTCGACCTGACGGTGGAGGACGCGAACACCTTCTTCGAGGCGATCCCGCCGATCCAGCGCAAGATGCAGCTGCTGCTCGACGTGGGCCTGGGGTACATGCGCATTGGGCAGCCCAGCACCACCCTCTCGGGCGGCGAGGCGCAGCGCATCAAGCTCGCCACGGAGCTGTCCAAGCGCGCGACCGGCAAGACCATCTACATCCTCGACGAGCCCACGACCGGGCTGCACTTCGAGGACGTCCGCAAGCTGATGGAGGTGTTGCAGCGCCTGGTGGAGGGCGGCAACACCCTGGTCATCATCGAGCACAACCTGGACGTCATGAAGACCGGCGACCACCTCATCGACCTGGGGCCGGAGGGTGGCGTGCGCGGCGGGCGCGTGGTCGCCACCGGCACGCCCGAGCAGATGGCCGCCCACCCCACCAGCCACACCGGCGAGTACCTACGCAGGGTGCCGGGCATCGTTCCGGAGGGAGCGGGCGCGGAGCGTGAACTGGTCGGGGCGGCCCCTGCCCGCAAGGGGCGTGCTAAGAAGGGAGCAGCATGA